One genomic region from Cydia amplana chromosome Z, ilCydAmpl1.1, whole genome shotgun sequence encodes:
- the LOC134661873 gene encoding LOW QUALITY PROTEIN: host cell factor-like (The sequence of the model RefSeq protein was modified relative to this genomic sequence to represent the inferred CDS: substituted 1 base at 1 genomic stop codon) produces the protein MESDSALHDEVHDGAEDSPLEEAQATDANADYSEDNVTSQDSEAATTEESATNGAAPTSSSDALEEPESAVGEAEDDIQDNDEASAEAEPEEMDIDDTATGTVTDGPVYIGDNCLSTPAATDDGSPQDEEHQMDSLKDQGADELEGNEAQEESPDQSISSATPIEGGVGDGEGEGDGAQMVQDDESSTMDEDMGACEGVASSDDVNDISSAAQDALSTGISSSTAEGGSDITSSGQTEAALISSTANGPAGLLHSFSIAAQAHANEFGDADTSEMEGAADTMPSVSESMPLLTMAANGAALLSPGLMQGKXHCEEGGAGVSSSQASESAAAAGASEGEGAVSSSVAGNNGTPPLRPADAAHALATLASAALHHHEQNEADEPKQINDEDAWFTVGIVKGTTFTVQNYLSDPNVDLSNLSLDNLPDLSGLPTTALEHGTAYKFRLAAVNSCGRGEFSEESAFKTCLPGYPGAPSAIKISKSVEGAHLSWEPPQVAAEGIFEYSVYLAVRSNTQPKEASKSQLAFVRVYCGKANTCVVPQSSLSAAHVDSSTKPAIIFRIAARNEKGYGPATQVRWLQDVKSTGVKRSGEGRLPGASPSKQPKQIMH, from the exons ATGGAGTCGGATTCAGCACTGCACGACGAAGTTCACGATGGCGCGGAAGACTCTCCCTTGGAGGAAGCTCAAGCGACCGACGCAAATGCCGACTACTCTGAAGACAATGTTACTAGCCAAGATTCGGAAGCAGCCACTACCGAAGAATCGG CAACAAATGGTGCCGCTCCAACTAGCAGTAGCGACGCCTTGGAAGAGCCTGAATCTGCCGTTGGTGAAGCAGAAGACGACATTCAAGATAATGATGAAG caaGTGCTGAGGCCGAGCCAGAGGAAATGGACATTGATGATACAGCTACTGGAACTGTGACAGATGGGCCGGTTTACATTGGGGATAACTGCCTGTCTACACCC GCGGCAACAGATGATGGCTCTCCCCAAGATGAAGAGCATCAGATGGACTCCCTGAAAGACCAAGGTGCCGATGAGCTTGAGGGAAATGAGGCTCAAGAGGAATCTCCCGATCAGTCAATTAGCTCAGCTACTCCAATTGAAGGTGGAGTTGGGGATGGGGAGGGTGAAGGTGATGGTGCACAAATGGTGCAAGATG ATGAGTCCAGCACTATGGATGAAGACATGGGAGCTTGTGAAGGTGTTGCCAGCAGTGATGATGTCAACGACATCAGCAGTGCTGCTCAGGATGCATTGAGTACAGGAATaag CTCAAGCACTGCTGAGGGAGGCTCGGACATAACAAGCAGTGGTCAGACAGAGGCAGCGCTTATATCTTCGACAGCAAATGGACCAGCTGGTCTACTTCACTCTTTTTCCATCGCAGCCCAGGCGCATGCCAATGA GTTCGGCGATGCGGACACATCGGAGATGGAGGGCGCAGCGGACACGATGCCGTCGGTCAGCGAGTCTATGCCATTGCTGACGATGGCCGCGAACGGAGCCGCGCTGCTCTCACCCGGCTTGATGCAAGGCAAGTAGCATT GCGAAGAGGGCGGAGCGGGCGTGTCGTCGTCTCAGGCGTCTGAGAGCgcagcggcggcgggcgcgagcGAGGGCGAGGGCGCCGTGAGCAGCTCCGTGGCCGGCAACAACGGCACGCCGCCGCTGCGGCCCGCCGACGCCGCGCACGCGCTCGCCACGCTGGCCAGCGCCGCGCTGCACCACCACGAACAG AATGAAGCCGATGAGCCGAAACAAATAAACGATGAAGATGCTTGGTTCACCGTGGGAATCGTCAAAGGAACCACGTTTACG GTTCAAAACTATTTGTCGGATCCAAACGTGGATCTGTCCAACTTGTCGCTGGACAACTTGCCCGACCTGTCGGGTCTGCCGACGACGGCTCTCGAGCACGGCACCGCCTACAAGTTCCGACTCGCGGCCGTCAACTCGTGCGGCAGGGGAGAATTTAGTGAA gaaAGCGCATTCAAGACCTGTTTACCGGGTTACCCTGGTGCGCCGTCTGCTATAAAGATTTCCAAGTCTGTGGAGGGCGCACACCTGTCGTGGGAGCCTCCGCAAGTGGCCGCCGAGGGCATATTCGAGTACTCCGTCTATCTGGCAGTGCGCTCCAATACTCAACCTAAG GAGGCGTCGAAGTCGCAACTGGCGTTCGTGCGCGTGTACTGCGGCAAGGCGAACACGTGCGTGGTGCCGCAGTCGTCGCTGAGCGCGGCGCACGTGGACTCCTCCACCAAGCCCGCCATCATCTTCCGCATCGCCGCGCGCAACGAGAAGGGCTACGGGCCCGCCACGCAAGTCAGGTGGCTGCAAG
- the LOC134661125 gene encoding small integral membrane protein 8 translates to MSSNEKPIAEKPGDGIRSMRSSTAFRVVNFELYAKPNIVIMSIGLTCFGLTLGYIAYMRQKYESLGYYAAVDKDGKEIFEKKKSKWD, encoded by the exons ATGTCGAGTAATGAGAAACCAATTGCTGAGAAACCTGGTGATGGAATACGCTCTATGAGATCAAGTACAGCATTTAGAGTTGTTAATTTTGAGCTGTATGCTAAGCCA AATATTGTTATCATGAGTATAGGCCTCACATGCTTTGGCCTTACTTTAGGTTACATTGCTTACATGAGGCAAAAATATGAATCTTTGGGATACTATGCAGCGGTTGACAAGGATGGGAAAGAAATATTTGAAAAGAAGAAATCTAAATGGGACTAA
- the LOC134661659 gene encoding antichymotrypsin-2-like isoform X1 produces MSTFLLTFLFLIFPTNQISSTNMDSSAVSSAIAKFSMQFCNELDKSKSVISSPLSAEILLALLSLGSSEPALPELLGAIGFQDTDAIRSSFSLVSSRLKSVKGVTLDVANRVYLQQGHELDPKLKDDAVKVFDAALEPMDFSNGAAAAKLINDWVESKTNNKIKDLISEDSLNALTRLVLVNALYFKGKWKHQFRPHNTMDKPFYVKKDTTVDIPMMYIEEQFRYGESETLNAQLLEMPYEGDEASMVIVLPKDIEGLDTVLKQLASGVDLVQELNSMISTKVQVTIPKFKIETEIDLKELLPKLGIKAIFDEKNSGLTKILDSTEPLYVSKAIQKAFIEVNEEGAEAAAATVGAIRTRRAAPLDPRVFTADRPALWCLKFGNHVAFASWYQPTARAPRSDL; encoded by the exons ATGTCAACGTTTTTACTGa CCTTTCTCTTTTTAATATTTCCAACAAACCAAATCAGTTCCACAAATATGGATTCTTCTGCTGTATCTTCGGCTATTGCCAAGTTCTCCATGCAGTTCTGCAAT GAGCTGGATAAAAGCAAGAGTGTGATATCTTCCCCCCTGTCGGCTGAAATTCTCCTGGCACTCCTTTCACTTGGGTCCTCTGAACCAGCCCTTCCAGAGCTTCTGGGAGCCATTGGATTTCAAGATACTGATGCA ATCCGCTCGTCATTTTCACTTGTGTCATCAAGACTGAAATCTGTTAAGGGAGTAACATTGGATGTAGCCAACCGGGTTTACTTACAACAGGGCCATGAGCTGGATCCCAAGCTTAAAGATGATGCGGTCAAAGTCTTTGATGCGGCACTTGAGCCCATGGACTTTTCTAATGGTGCTGCTGCAGCTAAACTTATTAATGACTGG GTGGAGAGTAAGACTAACAACAAAATCAAGGATCTCATATCGGAAGACTCTCTCAATGCCCTCACTCGACTCGTACTTGTCAATGCTCTCTACTTTAAG ggtaAATGGAAGCATCAGTTTAGGCCCCATAACACCATGGACAAACCATTCTATGTGAAGAAGGACACTACTGTGGATATTCCGATGATGTATATTGAAGAGCAATTCAGATATGGAGAGAGTGAAACATTAAATGCACAG CTACTGGAGATGCCGTATGAAGGCGACGAGGCGAGCATGGTGATCGTGCTGCCCAAGGACATCGAGGGTCTCGACACGGTCCTCAAGCAACTGGCTTCGGGCGTCGACCTCGTCCAGGAGCTGAACAGCATGATCTCCACCAAGGTGCAAGTCACCATTCCCAAGTTCAAGATAGAGACCGAGATCGACCTTAAGGAACTGCTGCCTAAG CTAGGCATCAAGGCCATCTTCGACGAAAAGAACTCTGGCCTAACCAAGATTTTGGACAGCACTGAGCCCCTGTACGTGTCCAAGGCTATACAGAAAGCGTTCATAGAGGTGAACGAAGAGGGCGCGGAGGCGGCTGCGGCTACCG TTGGAGCCATCCGCACGCGACGCGCGGCGCCGCTGGACCCGCGCGTTTTCACCGCCGACCGGCCGGCGCTCTGGTGCCTGAAGTTCGGCAACCACGTGGCTTTCGCGTCCTGGTACCAGCCGACCGCTAGGGCCCCGCGCTCTGACCTATAA
- the LOC134661659 gene encoding antichymotrypsin-2-like isoform X2 encodes MSTFLLTFLFLIFPTNQISSTNMDSSAVSSAIAKFSMQFCNELDKSKSVISSPLSAEILLALLSLGSSEPALPELLGAIGFQDTDAIRSSFSLVSSRLKSVKGVTLDVANRVYLQQGHELDPKLKDDAVKVFDAALEPMDFSNGAAAAKLINDWVESKTNNKIKDLISEDSLNALTRLVLVNALYFKGKWKHQFRPHNTMDKPFYVKKDTTVDIPMMYIEEQFRYGESETLNAQLLEMPYEGDEASMVIVLPKDIEGLDTVLKQLASGVDLVQELNSMISTKVQVTIPKFKIETEIDLKELLPKLGIKAIFDEKNSGLTKILDSTEPLYVSKAIQKAFIEVNEEGAEAAAATAMNVMMCCAMVDVAPVPVFTADRPFLTAIRADGTLYFLAVHRGKE; translated from the exons ATGTCAACGTTTTTACTGa CCTTTCTCTTTTTAATATTTCCAACAAACCAAATCAGTTCCACAAATATGGATTCTTCTGCTGTATCTTCGGCTATTGCCAAGTTCTCCATGCAGTTCTGCAAT GAGCTGGATAAAAGCAAGAGTGTGATATCTTCCCCCCTGTCGGCTGAAATTCTCCTGGCACTCCTTTCACTTGGGTCCTCTGAACCAGCCCTTCCAGAGCTTCTGGGAGCCATTGGATTTCAAGATACTGATGCA ATCCGCTCGTCATTTTCACTTGTGTCATCAAGACTGAAATCTGTTAAGGGAGTAACATTGGATGTAGCCAACCGGGTTTACTTACAACAGGGCCATGAGCTGGATCCCAAGCTTAAAGATGATGCGGTCAAAGTCTTTGATGCGGCACTTGAGCCCATGGACTTTTCTAATGGTGCTGCTGCAGCTAAACTTATTAATGACTGG GTGGAGAGTAAGACTAACAACAAAATCAAGGATCTCATATCGGAAGACTCTCTCAATGCCCTCACTCGACTCGTACTTGTCAATGCTCTCTACTTTAAG ggtaAATGGAAGCATCAGTTTAGGCCCCATAACACCATGGACAAACCATTCTATGTGAAGAAGGACACTACTGTGGATATTCCGATGATGTATATTGAAGAGCAATTCAGATATGGAGAGAGTGAAACATTAAATGCACAG CTACTGGAGATGCCGTATGAAGGCGACGAGGCGAGCATGGTGATCGTGCTGCCCAAGGACATCGAGGGTCTCGACACGGTCCTCAAGCAACTGGCTTCGGGCGTCGACCTCGTCCAGGAGCTGAACAGCATGATCTCCACCAAGGTGCAAGTCACCATTCCCAAGTTCAAGATAGAGACCGAGATCGACCTTAAGGAACTGCTGCCTAAG CTAGGCATCAAGGCCATCTTCGACGAAAAGAACTCTGGCCTAACCAAGATTTTGGACAGCACTGAGCCCCTGTACGTGTCCAAGGCTATACAGAAAGCGTTCATAGAGGTGAACGAAGAGGGCGCGGAGGCGGCTGCGGCTACCG CGATGAATGTTATGATGTGTTGTGCAATGGTGGACGTCGCCCCTGTGCCAGTGTTTACTGCAGATCGACCTTTCCTCACAGCCATCCGAGCTGACGGTACCCTGTACTTCCTGGCCGTACACCGCGGAAAGGAATAA
- the LOC134661659 gene encoding antichymotrypsin-2-like isoform X3: MSTFLLTFLFLIFPTNQISSTNMDSSAVSSAIAKFSMQFCNELDKSKSVISSPLSAEILLALLSLGSSEPALPELLGAIGFQDTDAIRSSFSLVSSRLKSVKGVTLDVANRVYLQQGHELDPKLKDDAVKVFDAALEPMDFSNGAAAAKLINDWVESKTNNKIKDLISEDSLNALTRLVLVNALYFKGKWKHQFRPHNTMDKPFYVKKDTTVDIPMMYIEEQFRYGESETLNAQLLEMPYEGDEASMVIVLPKDIEGLDTVLKQLASGVDLVQELNSMISTKVQVTIPKFKIETEIDLKELLPKLGIKAIFDEKNSGLTKILDSTEPLYVSKAIQKAFIEVNEEGAEAAAATGMVLMARCGFVMNFSFVADRPFLYVLAGSDKAPLFLGLYKGNN, translated from the exons ATGTCAACGTTTTTACTGa CCTTTCTCTTTTTAATATTTCCAACAAACCAAATCAGTTCCACAAATATGGATTCTTCTGCTGTATCTTCGGCTATTGCCAAGTTCTCCATGCAGTTCTGCAAT GAGCTGGATAAAAGCAAGAGTGTGATATCTTCCCCCCTGTCGGCTGAAATTCTCCTGGCACTCCTTTCACTTGGGTCCTCTGAACCAGCCCTTCCAGAGCTTCTGGGAGCCATTGGATTTCAAGATACTGATGCA ATCCGCTCGTCATTTTCACTTGTGTCATCAAGACTGAAATCTGTTAAGGGAGTAACATTGGATGTAGCCAACCGGGTTTACTTACAACAGGGCCATGAGCTGGATCCCAAGCTTAAAGATGATGCGGTCAAAGTCTTTGATGCGGCACTTGAGCCCATGGACTTTTCTAATGGTGCTGCTGCAGCTAAACTTATTAATGACTGG GTGGAGAGTAAGACTAACAACAAAATCAAGGATCTCATATCGGAAGACTCTCTCAATGCCCTCACTCGACTCGTACTTGTCAATGCTCTCTACTTTAAG ggtaAATGGAAGCATCAGTTTAGGCCCCATAACACCATGGACAAACCATTCTATGTGAAGAAGGACACTACTGTGGATATTCCGATGATGTATATTGAAGAGCAATTCAGATATGGAGAGAGTGAAACATTAAATGCACAG CTACTGGAGATGCCGTATGAAGGCGACGAGGCGAGCATGGTGATCGTGCTGCCCAAGGACATCGAGGGTCTCGACACGGTCCTCAAGCAACTGGCTTCGGGCGTCGACCTCGTCCAGGAGCTGAACAGCATGATCTCCACCAAGGTGCAAGTCACCATTCCCAAGTTCAAGATAGAGACCGAGATCGACCTTAAGGAACTGCTGCCTAAG CTAGGCATCAAGGCCATCTTCGACGAAAAGAACTCTGGCCTAACCAAGATTTTGGACAGCACTGAGCCCCTGTACGTGTCCAAGGCTATACAGAAAGCGTTCATAGAGGTGAACGAAGAGGGCGCGGAGGCGGCTGCGGCTACCG GCATGGTCCTTATGGCGCGGTGCGGCTTCGTGATGAACTTCTCCTTCGTGGCCGACCGGCCCTTCCTGTACGTGCTGGCCGGCAGCGACAAGGCTCCGCTCTTCCTCGGACTCTACAAAGGAAACAACTAG
- the LOC134661659 gene encoding antichymotrypsin-2-like isoform X4, whose translation MDSSAVSSAIAKFSMQFCNELDKSKSVISSPLSAEILLALLSLGSSEPALPELLGAIGFQDTDAIRSSFSLVSSRLKSVKGVTLDVANRVYLQQGHELDPKLKDDAVKVFDAALEPMDFSNGAAAAKLINDWVESKTNNKIKDLISEDSLNALTRLVLVNALYFKGKWKHQFRPHNTMDKPFYVKKDTTVDIPMMYIEEQFRYGESETLNAQLLEMPYEGDEASMVIVLPKDIEGLDTVLKQLASGVDLVQELNSMISTKVQVTIPKFKIETEIDLKELLPKLGIKAIFDEKNSGLTKILDSTEPLYVSKAIQKAFIEVNEEGAEAAAATVGAIRTRRAAPLDPRVFTADRPALWCLKFGNHVAFASWYQPTARAPRSDL comes from the exons ATGGATTCTTCTGCTGTATCTTCGGCTATTGCCAAGTTCTCCATGCAGTTCTGCAAT GAGCTGGATAAAAGCAAGAGTGTGATATCTTCCCCCCTGTCGGCTGAAATTCTCCTGGCACTCCTTTCACTTGGGTCCTCTGAACCAGCCCTTCCAGAGCTTCTGGGAGCCATTGGATTTCAAGATACTGATGCA ATCCGCTCGTCATTTTCACTTGTGTCATCAAGACTGAAATCTGTTAAGGGAGTAACATTGGATGTAGCCAACCGGGTTTACTTACAACAGGGCCATGAGCTGGATCCCAAGCTTAAAGATGATGCGGTCAAAGTCTTTGATGCGGCACTTGAGCCCATGGACTTTTCTAATGGTGCTGCTGCAGCTAAACTTATTAATGACTGG GTGGAGAGTAAGACTAACAACAAAATCAAGGATCTCATATCGGAAGACTCTCTCAATGCCCTCACTCGACTCGTACTTGTCAATGCTCTCTACTTTAAG ggtaAATGGAAGCATCAGTTTAGGCCCCATAACACCATGGACAAACCATTCTATGTGAAGAAGGACACTACTGTGGATATTCCGATGATGTATATTGAAGAGCAATTCAGATATGGAGAGAGTGAAACATTAAATGCACAG CTACTGGAGATGCCGTATGAAGGCGACGAGGCGAGCATGGTGATCGTGCTGCCCAAGGACATCGAGGGTCTCGACACGGTCCTCAAGCAACTGGCTTCGGGCGTCGACCTCGTCCAGGAGCTGAACAGCATGATCTCCACCAAGGTGCAAGTCACCATTCCCAAGTTCAAGATAGAGACCGAGATCGACCTTAAGGAACTGCTGCCTAAG CTAGGCATCAAGGCCATCTTCGACGAAAAGAACTCTGGCCTAACCAAGATTTTGGACAGCACTGAGCCCCTGTACGTGTCCAAGGCTATACAGAAAGCGTTCATAGAGGTGAACGAAGAGGGCGCGGAGGCGGCTGCGGCTACCG TTGGAGCCATCCGCACGCGACGCGCGGCGCCGCTGGACCCGCGCGTTTTCACCGCCGACCGGCCGGCGCTCTGGTGCCTGAAGTTCGGCAACCACGTGGCTTTCGCGTCCTGGTACCAGCCGACCGCTAGGGCCCCGCGCTCTGACCTATAA
- the LOC134661100 gene encoding rab-like protein 6, with the protein MFSALKKLAKGNDERCTAPVPMSSSLQKKFSRGVHFNMKILIKGDRNVGKSCLLQRLQGGPFIEEYVPTDQIQVAPIHWTYKNTDHIVKVEVWEVVDKGRTKKKSPLGLKLENQASVAQDEGYDTPVLDATFLDVYKNATGVILMLDITKPWTFEYVVKELSRVPADLPVVVLGNHCDMQHHRQVHPHHIEQALEQAKLNRTAAVRYAESSMRNGFGLRLLHKFLSVPFLRLQRTSLLEQLQRNQKDVEETEKELDDFQNSEESHYNLFLDRLANKRRQSQGAPEPRPSNERSPSIVLGAGKPIVPPAVNPLLAQSLNPLGIKAQHGPPSQTQYVSPELMKTRPTVSTNYAPSRLNLPASEQSTRSGAKSPSGTLDEFYAGALDSSFLDDLAPASNQELTYESDSDDETTNPKVTIEQDDVDIDYAAMIQELASEQVKPLPEPLEERFTQLNVEYSPPEGDERSMESEFPLWAGDASARRSPEGGEDPDVGKETEVKTEKKHKKKKSKDKGDYSEKTEKKERKKHKKSKSEKKTANPQAALLDPTPVDGFYEDGEYDSL; encoded by the exons ATGTTCTCTGCCCTTAAGAAATTAGCAAAAGGCAACGATGAACGCTGCACTGCTCCAGTACCCATGTCCTCCTCTTTACAAAAGAAGTTTTCGCGTGGAGTTCACTTTAACA TGAAAATATTGATTAAAGGAGACCGAAATGTGGGCAAATCTTGTCTGCTGCAAAGATTGCAAGGTGGACCTTTTATAGAAGAATATGTTCCTACTGACCAAATTCAGGTGGCTCCTATACATTGGACCTATAAAAATACTGATCACATAGTAAAA GTTGAAGTGTGGGAGGTAGTAGATAAAGGCAGAACTAAGAAGAAATCTCCTCTAGGGCTGAAATTAGAGAACCAAGCTTCGGTAGCCCAGGATGAAGGTTATGATACGCCAGTACTGGATGCAACATTTCTTGATGTGTACAAGAATGCAACTGGTGTTATACTGATGCTTGATATCACCAAACCTTG GACATTCGAATATGTTGTGAAGGAGTTGTCGCGGGTGCCCGCCGACCTGCCCGTGGTGGTGCTCGGAAACCACTGCGACATGCAGCACCACCGCCAGGTGCACCCCCACCACATCGAGCAGGCGCTCGAGCAGGCTAAGCTGAACAG GACGGCAGCAGTACGGTACGCGGAGTCCTCCATGAGGAACGGCTTCGGGCTGCGCTTGCTGCACAAGTTCCTGAGCGTGCCGTTCCTGCGGCTGCAGCGGACCAGCCTGCTCGAGCAGCTGCAGAGGAACCAGAAGGACGTGGAGGAGACGGAGAAGGAGCTGGACGACTTCCAA AATTCGGAGGAGTCCCACTACAATCTATTCCTGGACCGGCTCGCCAACAAGCGCCGTCAGAGCCAGGGCGCGCCCGAGCCGCGGCCGAGCAACGAGCGCTCGCCGAGCATCGTGCTGGGCGCCGGCAAGCCCATCGTGCCGCCCGCCGTCAACCCGCTG TTAGCGCAGTCCCTGAACCCGTTGGGCATCAAAGCACAGCACGGGCCGCCGTCGCAGACCCAGTACGTGAGTCCGGAGCTGATGAAAACGCGGCCAACTGTCAGCACGAACTATGCGCCCTCGAGACTTAACCTCCCAGCGAG CGAGCAGAGCACACGCTCCGGTGCCAAGTCCCCGTCGGGTACCCTGGACGAGTTCTACGCGGGCGCGCTGGACAGCAGCTTCCTGGATGATCTCGCGCCTGCGTCCAATCAGGAACTCACCTATGAGAGCGACAG tgaTGATGAAACGACGAACCCAAAGGTGACCATTGAACAAGACGACGTGGACATCGACTACGCCGCGATGATCCAAGAGCTAGCCTCCGAGCAGGTTAAGCCGTTGCCCGAGCCCCTGGAGGAGCGGTTCACGCAACTGAACGTGGAGTACTCGCCGCCCGAAGGTGACGAGCGCTCTATGGAGAGCGAGTTCCCGCTTTGGGCCGGCGATGCCAGCGCGAGGCGGTCGCCGGAAG GAGGGGAAGATCCCGACGTTGGTAAAGAAACGGAGGTCAAG ACTGagaaaaaacacaaaaagaAAAAGTCTAAAGACAAAGGCGACTACTCTGAGAAAACGGAGAAGAAAGAGAGAAAGAAGCACAAAAAATCTAAGAGCGAAAAGAAGACAGCAAATCCACAGGCGGCCCTACTGGACCCCACACCGGTCGACGGCTTCTACGAGGACGGCGAGTACGACTCTCTATGA